One genomic window of Punica granatum isolate Tunisia-2019 chromosome 1, ASM765513v2, whole genome shotgun sequence includes the following:
- the LOC116192470 gene encoding transcription repressor OFP8-like — translation MAKRFKEKLSRVVPSLQLCRPNKSKASSLFPGNTIPAIYRLSPINPKSFDISFPSFSAPAPPSTPDRSFTRSHHVRRRSKLSNQESSSEYTRKKDGRWHAVSKSQQRPATKPREKACEENEAPLLSRTSISFHDDDSSTEFFSERSSSVETVETTPASTSLVPQKLLPREVEGKVRESVAVVKRSEDPLEDFRRSMWEMVVQKEMFTAEDLEQLLLCFLSLNSRQYHPVIVEAFSEIWQLLFSNRKCSPPSRRRVSKSSREH, via the exons ATGGCAAAGCGTTTCAAGGAGAAGCTATCTAGAGTGGTTCCTTCTCTCCAGCTCTGCCGTCCAAACAAATCGAAGGCCTCATCTCTGTTCCCTGGAAATACAATTCCAGCCATCTACCGGCTGTCTCCGATCAATCCGAAGTCCTTCGACATCAGCTTCCCTTCCTTCAGTGCCCCTGCCCCACCTTCAACCCCAGACCGCTCCTTCACCAGGTCGCACCATGTGCGACGACGGTCGAAGCTCTCAAATCAGGAGTCATCTTCGGAGTACACGCGGAAGAAAGACGGAAG GTGGCATGCGGTCTCTAAATCGCAGCAACGGCCTGCCACCAAGCCTCGGGAGAAGGCGTGCGAGGAGAACGAGGCCCCCCTTCTCTCCAGAACTTCTATAAGCTTCCATGACGACGACTCCTCCACCGAGTTCTTCAGCGAGAGATCCTCCTCGGTCGAGACTGTGGAAACAACTCCAGCTTCTACATCGTTGGTGCCACAAAAGCTGCTGCCACGGGAGGTGGAGGGGAAGGTGAGGGAGAGTGTGGCAGTGGTGAAGAGGTCGGAGGATCCGCTGGAGGACTTCAGGCGGTCGATGTGGGAGATGGTGGTACAGAAGGAGATGTTCACGGCGGAGGACCTTGAGCAGCTCCTCCTCTGCTTCCTCAGCCTCAACTCCCGGCAGTACCATCCCGTCATCGTAGAGGCTTTCTCCGAGATCTGGCAGCTCTTGTTCTCCAACCGCAAGTGTTCCCCACCAAGCCGCCGACGAGTTTCCAAGTCCTCCAGGGAGCACTGA
- the LOC116192722 gene encoding uncharacterized protein LOC116192722, with translation MTSSMSNEEMQLRSCDQLHFIQAIRDGEVKKVVNVSRGRLTLMFKTLDEIYGFPVTKRTVSTSRTCSRKKLHASQFDPKKVKVEVPDRLNRTDNGPSDFDLFGDVNEGDDDLDDLTLDNMTLSQIKERSQMKKRKRSTSAADNGKNGAGFDDKKGCSNTQLGEDDDELEEPLIKLKSKLRKNIRRGKKKSKKKDVTASSGNAIVVVKTEQTWSEHSSVEPDWDLDLPVPLAIKVEVPEDYHAGHEMMAFLLGDSSVVDNEQEAYYLCAREELKQADEYISDIEGSSPESPFKDTEEDECKSTSREAVLTANTLELRNCLEDLQSEPKEEECIPNGGFGSDADDGSLQSDEERIPILKSSPHIELADAKSPFNIETSSTISSIDESTTLHCDVNPTPGITVSSVSTADGLSLSEDELSQMACVDVAKICLEDIPPSAAVEEHITSERAENKELPKLQHTFRRLFSTRKVISPTSQERLCKSMRSDELSDDEVYKCRGKLYLRAQRAEKIRSVETMEHVKRGELTGNFKKQKPDRIGLSPLGIQKVRQISSLATSRMNAECNSMRSPSENAIAFSQRQMQDIENLTTKLMVELKSVKEIAEEASLSGAGVVTASKYDADEVRARIENATRVEETAKRWLSMMARDCKRFCKIMKFTENGRCAPGTVAQKERKKVRFADEAGRKLHHVQYI, from the exons ATGACAAGTTCCATGAGCAATGAGGAAATGCAATTAAGAAGTTGTGATCAGTTGCATTTCATTCAGGCAATTAGGGATGGCGAGGTTAAAAAAGTTGTCAATGTGTCACGTGGAAGACTGACACTTATGTTCAAGACACTTGATGAGATATATGGGTTTCCAGTTACCAAAAGAACCGTCTCAACTTCAAGAACTTGCTCTAGAAAAAAGCTCCATGCCTCACAGTTTGATCCCAAGAAGGTCAAAGTTGAAGTCCCGGACCGTCTCAATAGAACTGACAATGGACCTTCTGACTTCGATCTCTTTGGTGATGTTAATGAAGGAGACGATGATTTGGATGATCTCACTTTGGATAATATGACGCTGAGTCAGATTAAGGAGAGAAGCCAAATGAAGAAACGAAAGCGGTCCACTTCTGCTGCTGACAATGGAAAAAATGGTGCTGGCTTTGATGATAAAAAAGGTTGCTCAAACACTCAGCTTGGGGAAGACGACGACGAGCTTGAGGAGCCCCTGATTAAGTTGAAATCAAAACTTAGAAAGAATATCAGAAGAGGCAAAAAGAAGAGCAAGAAGAAGGATGTCACTGCATCATCTGGGAATGCCATTGTAGTTGTAAAAACTGAGCAGACCTGGTCTGAACATTCTTCCGTAGAACCTGATTGGGATTTGGATTTGCCTGTGCCCCTTGCTATCAAAGTTGAGGTTCCTGAAGACTACCATGCAGGCCATGAAATGATGGCATTTCTACTTGGAGATTCTTCTGTTGTTGATAATGAGCAAGAAGCTTACTATTTATGTGCAAGAGAAGAGCTCAAACAGGCTGATGAATATATTTCAGATATTGAGGGGTCTTCCCCTGAATCTCCATTTAAGGACACAGAGGAGGATGAGTGCAAATCCACTTCCAGGGAAGCAGTTTTGACAGCAAATACTTTGGAATTAAGGAACTGCCTTGAAGACCTTCAATCAGAACCAAAGGAAGAAGAATGTATTCCTAATGGTGGGTTTGGTTCAGATGCCGATGATGGGTCCTTGCAATCAGATGAAGAGCGTATTCCAATCCTTAAAAGTAGCCCACATATCGAACTTGCTGATGCTAAATCGCCTTTCAATATTGAAACAAGTTCTACAATTAGCTCTATCGATGAGTCTACCACTTTACATTGTGACGTGAATCCTACCCCAGGAATCACTGTCAGTTCAGTTTCTACTGCAGATGGTTTGTCCCTGAGCGAGGATGAATTGTCTCAGATGGCCTGTGTCGATGTAGCAAAGATCTGCTTAGAGGATATCCCTCCCTCTGCTGCTGTTGAGGAGCATATCACATCAGAGAGGGCTGAGAATAAAGAACTTCCTAAGTTGCAGCACACTTTTCGAAGGCTTTTCTCTACTAGAAAG GTCATATCGCCCACTTCTCAGGAGCGGCTGTGTAAGTCTATGAGGTCCGATGAGCTGTCCGATGATGAAGTTTACA AATGCAGGGGCAAGTTGTACCTCAGGGCACAGAGAGCCGAAAAGATTCGGAGTGTTGAAACGATGGAACATGTTAAGAGAGGTGAACTAACGGGAAATTTTAAGAAACAAAAGCCTGATAGAATAGGTTTATCTCCTCTAGGCATTCAAAAGGTGCGTCAAATATCTAGTCTTGCTACATCGCGGATGAATGCAGAGTGCAACTCCATGCGAAGTCCTTCAGAGAATGCAATTGCATTCTCTCAACGGCAGATGCAAGACATTGAAAATTTGACAACCAAACTTATGGTTGAACTGAAGTCTGTGAAGGAAATTGCTGAGGAAGCATCTCTTTCTGGAGCCGGTGTGGTCACAGCGTCAAAATATGATGCTGATGAG GTAAGGGCACGCATTGAGAATGCGACAAGAGTCGAAGAAACTGCTAAGAGGTGGCTTTCTATGATGGCACGTGACTGCAAGCGTTTTTGCAAAATCATG AAATTTACTGAGAATGGTCGATGCGCTCCTGGAACTGTGGCCCAGAAGGAGCGGAAGAAGGTTCGTTTTGCCGATGAAGCGGGAAGAAAGCTGCACCATGTCCAGTACATCTAG